One Chitinispirillales bacterium ANBcel5 genomic window, AATGGAGAACCCTTAACATACTGGCATCATTTCTGCTATTGCTTTTTTTACCCGCACTATTAAAACCCTTAAACGAAAAAAGGATAGCTCATGCCACGCACCCGACGTATCGAAGAAGCTGGCTCTTTTTATCACATCATGGCACACTCGATAGAAGGTAAAGACATGTTCCTGGATGATGATGACAGGTATGAATTTCTTTCAAGACTTGAAAAGGGGTTAAATAAAACTGGCTTTGAGTGCTATACCTGGACTCTAATGGATAATCATTACCATATGCTTATCAGAACAAATCACCTAAGACTGGAAAAGCTGATGAGAGGATTAAATGGCGGGTATGCACAGTACTACAATCATAAGTATAATAGGACGGGGTATCTGTTTCAAAACAGGTTCAAATCAGCTCTATGTCAGGATCAGGACTACACAGCTCAGCTAGTAAAGTATATTAATTTGAATCCTCTTAGGGCCGGAAAAGTAAAGTCTCTTGAGCAGCTTAAAGCTTATACCTGGTGTGGGCATGGGTATTTGTTAGGCAAAAACTGCGCTCTGGGTAAAAATTTTCAAAGTCGGAAGGATTGCTTACGCCGCTTTGGGAAGGAAGAGATAGAAGCGGTTGAGAATTATCTCAAGTTTTTGGAAGAAAACTACGTGGAAGAAAGCCCGCAAGAGGCAGGTAGTCTTTCTGAGACTGAAAAAAAAGAAATAGTTAAATCGTGCAAAGGATGGCCTGCGGTTATAGGAAAAACTGAATTTGTAAGTAAAACAATGGAAAAGTATTGGAGTAATATGAACGGAAAGTATCGCAGAGGTGATTACCTCTTTATTCTGGAAAAAACCGCCCAATGGGTTTGCAGAAAGCACAATATAGAATTACATGAGTTAT contains:
- a CDS encoding transposase; protein product: MPRTRRIEEAGSFYHIMAHSIEGKDMFLDDDDRYEFLSRLEKGLNKTGFECYTWTLMDNHYHMLIRTNHLRLEKLMRGLNGGYAQYYNHKYNRTGYLFQNRFKSALCQDQDYTAQLVKYINLNPLRAGKVKSLEQLKAYTWCGHGYLLGKNCALGKNFQSRKDCLRRFGKEEIEAVENYLKFLEENYVEESPQEAGSLSETEKKEIVKSCKGWPAVIGKTEFVSKTMEKYWSNMNGKYRRGDYLFILEKTAQWVCRKHNIELHELFKRGWKNNRSEARILFCNHLYKKELIPISVIAQYLKITISPVVKMINAGETYYKTGNQLNKDDPLH